Proteins co-encoded in one Bacteroidota bacterium genomic window:
- a CDS encoding choice-of-anchor L domain-containing protein yields MKKYLSKLLSTALLLILSFQTKAQLIVNTTQTPLQMAQKIAGQGVKILNPTIVCGANGYGSYTATATNLGSNAGVILTSGLAADAIGPNNVGNKSVQVGTAGDPQLNAVTGRTTFDACTFEFDIIPEGDTLKFDYVFASEEYPEWVNSQFNDVFGFFISGPGIVGSKNIAIIPGGAPCTINTVNNGTNNTGPCTNCAYYVDNQTVPGQTIQYDGFTKNLTAISAVQPCQTYHLKLVIADASDRKWDSGVFIEQIESNNVTISYATLNSLPQMIEGCNPATVTFTRFPVNNKTLTVPFSFGGSAIKNTDYTVSNVGGSVFFPANVATASFVITPINDGLNEGIEGVTVYIGNPLCAGNPPTDSLKIEIHDSLYVTINPPRDSICPGQSVQLTTTTSGLTFNWLPTTGLNSPSIKNPIASPTTTTTYTLTTTAGACSNIRRSTIKVSDINLNAVPTNILCNGQTTGSVILNPTGGLGTYSYSWNTPPVTSKDITGKGPGNYTVTVTDSKGCTKTGSFTLTQPDILNGNLNSPTVIGGFNIACNGSSTGSITTNPSGGTPPYTYTWTGPGGFSSNLQSPTGLAAGTYCVTVRDVNGCTNGVGGQCVTLTQPNGNLTATVSSSAPVSCFGQANGTATAVASGGTAPYTYTWNSSPIQNTATATNLSPNTYTITIRDINACVATNTVTITQPSAALSAAITSQTNVFCNGGATGSATVTPSGGTLPYTYTWSNGQFTQTATGLAAGTYNVVVKDVRNCSATVPVVITQPTTALGASITAQSNVLCKGEASGSATAAGSGGSGAYTYSWSNGQLTATATGLAAGVYSVNVFDNNGCTVPVNLSVTITEPALVFSAVLGPKSNVLCKGECNGSATVNASGGSGSYTYTWTTTPVQNTATASNLCAGSYQVTVRDANGCATPVVINVSITEPTNALGGTISNTNISCFGGSNGTVTVSPTGGSGVYDYSWNGPGGVFVNNSPNASGLIAGVYTVQVFDRNGCTVPFVLQATITQPSGALAVSIPSHTDNTCFGGNAGTATAVITGGSGIYTISWNSTPSQSGLTATGLASGNYTVFVNDNNGCSTQVSASVTITQPTSALSATTSQTNVACNGGATGVATAIASGGSGAYTYSWVPGAATTASITNLTIGTYTVYVRDANNCPTPVVQSVTITQPSVALGGSIVSSTDILCFGTSTGSATAQGTGGSGAYNYTWSNGQTGATATNLAVGTYTVTIRDNNGCTNTVVLSVIITQPSSALAAVINPGNITAVSCFGNNDGQIIVTASGGSGVYDYSWSGPGGPFVNNAAVAANLIAGNYTVQVFDHNGCATPIVLNATITQPIGNLTATATTTNFNGFSIACYGGTTNINLAVSGGNPAYTYTWSGPSTFTSSIEDLTGVAAGLYSVIVSDTKGCSTTTSITLTEPSDDSLSFVMTSAPCAGGNTGAINITPFGGVTPYTYNWNGPSVVNVTTQDLTALDNGFYTVIITDANNCKDTTVITVTQPSSLTTNHTNSTYPGGFQVQCNGGNNGFINTTTSGGTPPYVRTWVKTNPPGVISATTANISSLTAATYELIITDQNGCIDNELVILTEPDSITSNLAVSSIVTCNGTTTGCLSTNVSGGVPPYNYVWSGPGSPFPSTPSICNAGAGSYTVAITDASGCSNPNLEHQIVLTQPAVLTANAAIQTGILCNNQPTGAINLTVSGGSAPYTYTWTGPGGYTASTEDIFGLAAGLYSVTVRDTNLCSVTTSITLTQPDPIVPIANIPNPNGFNIACFGGNNGSIALSVTGGTGVFTYLWSGTGAPFGNVSSISNLVAGTYTVRVSDSNGCFTSDTSFTLTQPTQLFVIDSVVTLSGCNGAAGGSIKALATGGVGSYTYTWNTVPQQLTQTAVNLVGGSYTVTVKDGNNCSAQATANIPTLPPLDSTLVSSSITNVLCNGALTGAITLTVNGGLAPFTYNWVPASIGNIPNPSGLPAGFYSVVITDANNCSTTPIHYEITQPAALNLSFTGITNVNCFGGVNGTINASVTGGVGNYNYTWSGACVGCPNSPNLSGLTAGIYNLTVSDDNACTVSGVDSITQPVSNLSASASSPVVNGGYNITCNGASTGNINLVVTGGTGPYTFTWTAAGFATAFTQNLSGLKAKTYTVVVVDNKGCTTSTSITLTQPPLLVLNTTERTFIGGNNISCNGAQDGCIDATVSGGTSPYTYSWTGPNGYNSTSEDICNLFAGLYILTATDANGCEVFKAVTLTEPDPLAGSLAPSFFNGGWNIGCNGDSTGFITLTVTGGTSGYEFIWSTADTTQDIFNLPAGGYNVLVTDPNGCEFRDSISLYEPPVLLASIISPEFIGGWNISCFGFNNGVDSLDVQGGTPAYNFSWVGPGGFTSSNEDISGLFAGIYTATITDDNGCILIKTDTLTEPPALDFTLSSPTFIGGNNISCYGDSSGSITSTVTGGTTLYSYTWNGPNVTNIHTSSLTNLVAGNYVLTVTDTNGCNLTKNILLTQPTPLSTQVIPTVVAGGFNITCRGTNTGVITVIDGGGTAPYTYTWTDSAGTVIANTANIDSLYAGTYTIAVADANGCDTLVSVTLTEPLELNDTITSPVFIGGTSLRCFNDNSGSIIITEVGGAPPFNHAWSGPGGFIASNDTLTGLAAGSYSVLITDANGCTKTDSIVLTQPAALALTLVPTVYVNGLNIRCFNDSSGVIIANISGGTQGYSYSWIGPNGFTATTKDLIGVVAGQYCLTVTDTNGCSVNQCQTLTQPTSALSGILSSPLLAGGFNVSCNGSNDGTIYLSFSGGSPGFTIDWRGPNGFSDSAVFASATNDTLFNLYAGTYTVVMLDTNTCAYTDSITLTEPANPIVGVLTPFVYPGGNNVTCFGSSDGAIDLSVTGGIAPYTYSWSTSAVTQDISNLSAGIYTVTITDSINCFKSYSDTLVQPDTISSNLLAQVYAGGFNITCNGFSNGAVNSSYTGGTIGFTFGWTGPGGFSSTSQNISGVPKGTYCLVVRDTNGCVSNQKCITLIEPNTVSLIETHPPVDCSYLPSNISLSVTGGTSPYSYSWTGPGITAADTTNSISGLLSGNYSVTVVDGNSCVTTLAAPVVIYVPDSLRINLSAVTFPPANYNISNFGLSDGVITTIVTGGTLNYTYSWSNIEGTFSSASQNLSTMPKGVYIVTVTDAYNCALSDTIELREPYELQMPSGFSPNGDGLNDDFYVHGLDVYPDNVIVVFNRWGNQVYTKDSYYRDWTGLSDKGEPLPDGTYFVVLKIKNSDIILKGYVDLRRN; encoded by the coding sequence ATGAAAAAATATCTATCTAAACTTTTATCAACAGCGTTGCTTCTAATTTTATCGTTTCAAACAAAGGCACAGCTAATTGTAAACACCACTCAAACACCTTTACAAATGGCGCAAAAAATTGCCGGACAAGGGGTGAAAATTCTTAATCCAACAATTGTTTGTGGTGCAAATGGATATGGAAGCTATACAGCAACAGCCACCAATTTGGGCTCTAATGCGGGTGTAATTTTAACATCGGGTCTTGCAGCAGATGCAATAGGTCCTAACAATGTTGGAAACAAATCGGTACAAGTAGGAACCGCCGGTGATCCACAATTAAATGCTGTAACAGGGCGTACGACTTTTGATGCCTGTACTTTTGAGTTTGATATTATTCCGGAAGGTGACACCTTAAAGTTTGACTATGTTTTTGCTTCTGAAGAATATCCGGAATGGGTAAATTCACAATTCAATGACGTGTTTGGTTTCTTCATTTCGGGTCCCGGAATTGTGGGTTCAAAAAACATTGCCATTATTCCAGGGGGGGCTCCTTGTACCATTAATACTGTAAACAACGGAACAAATAATACAGGGCCTTGCACCAACTGTGCATATTACGTTGACAACCAAACTGTGCCCGGTCAAACTATACAGTACGATGGTTTTACAAAAAACCTGACAGCAATTTCGGCAGTACAGCCTTGTCAAACGTATCACTTGAAGTTAGTAATAGCAGATGCTTCCGATCGTAAATGGGATTCGGGTGTATTTATTGAGCAGATTGAGAGTAATAATGTTACTATTAGCTATGCAACCCTCAACTCATTGCCACAAATGATTGAGGGGTGTAATCCGGCAACAGTGACCTTCACGCGTTTTCCTGTAAACAATAAAACCTTGACTGTTCCCTTTTCATTTGGAGGTAGTGCAATAAAAAATACAGATTACACTGTGAGCAATGTTGGAGGATCAGTGTTTTTTCCGGCTAACGTAGCAACTGCTAGTTTTGTAATAACTCCAATTAACGATGGTTTAAATGAGGGAATTGAAGGTGTAACAGTATATATTGGAAATCCTTTATGTGCAGGAAATCCTCCAACGGATAGTTTGAAAATTGAAATACATGATTCTCTCTATGTTACAATAAATCCACCAAGAGATTCTATATGTCCGGGGCAATCGGTTCAATTAACAACTACCACCTCCGGCTTAACTTTTAATTGGCTTCCAACAACCGGACTAAATTCACCATCAATCAAAAATCCAATTGCTAGCCCAACCACTACAACAACCTATACATTAACTACTACTGCCGGAGCATGTAGCAATATTAGACGTTCAACGATTAAAGTTAGCGACATCAACTTAAATGCTGTTCCTACCAATATTTTGTGTAATGGGCAAACTACAGGATCGGTTATACTAAACCCAACCGGTGGTTTGGGAACATACAGCTATAGCTGGAATACACCACCTGTAACGAGTAAAGATATTACAGGTAAAGGACCGGGTAATTACACAGTTACTGTTACTGATAGTAAAGGTTGTACTAAAACAGGATCCTTTACATTAACGCAGCCCGACATACTTAATGGAAACTTAAACAGTCCAACAGTTATTGGTGGTTTCAATATCGCTTGCAATGGTTCGTCAACAGGTTCAATAACAACCAATCCTTCAGGTGGAACCCCACCGTATACATATACCTGGACGGGTCCGGGAGGTTTTAGTTCTAATTTACAAAGCCCAACAGGATTAGCTGCCGGGACCTATTGTGTTACTGTGCGTGATGTGAATGGATGTACCAACGGGGTAGGAGGTCAATGTGTTACCTTAACACAACCTAATGGAAACCTAACAGCTACTGTTAGTTCAAGTGCTCCTGTGAGTTGTTTCGGGCAGGCTAATGGAACAGCAACCGCTGTTGCATCTGGAGGTACTGCACCGTATACCTATACTTGGAATTCATCGCCAATTCAAAATACGGCTACAGCAACTAACTTATCTCCTAATACCTACACGATTACTATTCGAGATATAAATGCTTGTGTTGCAACAAACACTGTTACTATAACACAGCCAAGCGCTGCACTGTCCGCTGCTATTACTTCGCAAACCAATGTGTTTTGCAATGGTGGAGCAACCGGATCGGCTACTGTTACTCCTTCAGGTGGGACTTTGCCATATACCTACACTTGGAGCAATGGTCAGTTTACTCAAACGGCTACAGGCCTAGCAGCCGGAACTTACAACGTTGTTGTGAAGGATGTGCGAAACTGTAGTGCAACTGTACCGGTTGTTATTACCCAACCAACCACTGCATTAGGAGCTTCAATTACAGCGCAAAGCAATGTGCTGTGTAAGGGAGAGGCCAGTGGTTCAGCTACAGCTGCAGGTTCGGGAGGAAGTGGTGCTTATACCTACTCGTGGAGCAATGGACAATTAACAGCAACAGCAACAGGATTGGCTGCCGGCGTTTATTCGGTGAATGTATTTGACAATAATGGTTGCACAGTTCCTGTTAACTTATCTGTTACAATCACTGAACCGGCATTAGTATTTTCAGCAGTTTTAGGACCTAAAAGCAATGTGTTGTGTAAAGGTGAATGCAATGGTTCTGCAACAGTTAATGCTAGTGGAGGAAGTGGTTCTTATACTTACACTTGGACAACAACACCAGTGCAGAATACAGCTACAGCGTCTAATTTATGTGCCGGAAGCTATCAGGTTACTGTGCGCGATGCTAATGGATGTGCTACCCCTGTCGTTATAAATGTTTCAATAACAGAGCCAACAAATGCTTTAGGAGGAACAATAAGTAATACCAATATTTCTTGTTTTGGCGGAAGCAATGGAACAGTTACAGTGAGTCCAACCGGCGGTAGCGGGGTTTACGATTATTCCTGGAATGGTCCGGGTGGAGTATTTGTAAATAACTCACCCAATGCAAGCGGATTAATAGCAGGAGTTTATACTGTTCAAGTATTCGATCGCAACGGATGCACAGTGCCTTTTGTATTACAGGCTACTATTACGCAACCAAGCGGAGCTTTAGCGGTTTCCATACCAAGCCATACCGACAATACTTGTTTTGGAGGAAATGCAGGAACTGCTACCGCGGTAATAACTGGCGGTAGTGGTATATATACTATATCTTGGAATTCAACTCCATCTCAATCAGGACTAACAGCTACAGGTTTGGCGAGTGGAAACTACACAGTTTTTGTTAACGATAACAATGGCTGCAGTACTCAAGTTTCAGCTTCTGTGACAATTACTCAACCGACTTCAGCATTAAGTGCTACAACATCGCAAACAAACGTTGCTTGTAACGGTGGAGCTACGGGCGTTGCAACTGCAATTGCAAGTGGAGGTAGTGGTGCCTACACCTACTCATGGGTTCCCGGTGCTGCAACTACAGCTTCAATCACAAACTTAACAATTGGAACATATACGGTTTATGTTCGTGACGCAAACAATTGTCCTACACCTGTTGTACAAAGTGTAACCATCACTCAACCTTCTGTTGCTTTAGGCGGTTCTATTGTTTCTTCTACAGATATTTTGTGTTTCGGAACTTCAACAGGTTCAGCAACTGCTCAAGGAACCGGAGGAAGTGGTGCATACAATTATACCTGGAGCAACGGACAAACAGGAGCAACTGCCACTAACTTGGCTGTTGGAACATATACTGTTACCATACGCGACAATAATGGTTGTACCAATACCGTAGTATTATCGGTTATCATTACACAGCCATCATCGGCATTGGCTGCTGTAATAAATCCAGGGAACATCACAGCAGTAAGCTGTTTTGGGAATAACGATGGACAAATAATTGTAACAGCAAGTGGTGGAAGTGGTGTATACGATTATTCATGGAGCGGACCAGGCGGACCATTTGTAAATAATGCTGCGGTAGCGGCAAATTTAATAGCCGGTAATTATACAGTGCAGGTGTTTGATCACAATGGTTGTGCAACACCAATTGTACTTAATGCGACCATTACTCAACCAATTGGAAATTTAACAGCAACAGCAACCACCACAAATTTCAATGGTTTTTCTATTGCTTGTTACGGTGGAACTACAAATATTAATCTTGCTGTAAGTGGTGGTAATCCAGCATACACATACACCTGGAGTGGACCAAGTACCTTTACTTCATCTATTGAAGACTTAACTGGTGTTGCAGCTGGATTGTATTCAGTAATTGTAAGCGACACAAAAGGTTGCTCAACCACAACGAGTATAACCTTAACAGAACCAAGTGATGATTCACTTAGTTTTGTAATGACATCGGCTCCTTGTGCCGGTGGTAATACGGGGGCCATCAACATTACTCCGTTTGGAGGTGTTACTCCTTATACTTATAATTGGAATGGTCCTTCGGTTGTGAATGTTACAACACAAGATTTAACTGCTCTTGACAATGGTTTTTACACTGTAATAATCACTGATGCCAACAATTGTAAAGACACTACTGTTATTACCGTAACTCAACCAAGCTCTTTAACTACTAATCATACCAATTCTACTTATCCCGGAGGTTTTCAGGTACAATGTAACGGTGGAAACAATGGATTTATTAATACAACAACTTCAGGAGGAACTCCACCCTATGTTCGTACCTGGGTAAAAACAAACCCTCCAGGAGTTATATCTGCTACTACTGCGAACATTAGCTCGTTAACTGCAGCAACCTATGAATTAATAATTACCGATCAAAATGGGTGTATTGATAACGAATTAGTAATATTAACTGAGCCTGATTCAATCACCAGTAACTTAGCGGTTTCTTCAATTGTTACTTGCAACGGTACAACCACAGGATGTTTATCAACCAACGTGAGTGGAGGTGTTCCTCCTTACAACTATGTATGGTCAGGTCCGGGAAGTCCATTCCCTTCAACACCTTCCATTTGTAATGCAGGTGCCGGATCATATACAGTCGCTATTACGGATGCAAGTGGCTGTTCAAACCCTAACCTAGAACATCAAATTGTTCTTACGCAACCTGCTGTGCTTACTGCAAATGCAGCTATACAAACAGGGATATTGTGTAACAATCAACCAACAGGTGCTATTAACTTAACCGTAAGTGGTGGCTCTGCTCCTTATACCTATACCTGGACAGGCCCAGGCGGTTATACTGCATCAACAGAAGATATTTTTGGATTAGCAGCAGGACTTTATTCGGTAACAGTGCGTGATACTAATTTATGTTCAGTTACCACAAGTATTACGCTTACCCAACCCGATCCAATTGTTCCTATTGCGAATATTCCAAATCCTAATGGCTTTAATATAGCTTGTTTTGGTGGAAATAATGGAAGTATAGCCTTGTCTGTTACCGGAGGAACCGGAGTGTTCACTTATTTATGGTCAGGCACCGGCGCTCCATTCGGAAACGTTTCCTCTATTTCTAACTTAGTTGCGGGAACTTATACTGTGCGTGTAAGTGATAGTAATGGTTGTTTTACATCTGATACTAGCTTTACACTGACACAGCCAACGCAGCTATTTGTAATCGATTCGGTAGTAACCTTGTCGGGATGTAATGGTGCAGCAGGAGGAAGCATAAAAGCACTTGCAACCGGTGGTGTTGGATCATACACTTACACTTGGAATACTGTGCCTCAACAATTGACTCAAACTGCTGTTAACCTAGTTGGTGGTAGCTACACAGTAACTGTAAAAGATGGCAATAATTGTTCAGCTCAAGCAACAGCTAATATCCCAACCTTACCACCACTTGATTCTACTCTAGTTTCTAGTAGTATAACAAATGTACTTTGTAATGGAGCATTAACTGGTGCTATTACACTTACAGTAAATGGAGGATTAGCTCCTTTTACCTATAACTGGGTACCGGCAAGTATAGGAAACATTCCAAATCCATCAGGTTTGCCAGCTGGCTTTTACAGTGTGGTAATTACTGATGCAAATAATTGTAGTACAACACCGATACATTATGAAATAACGCAACCTGCTGCGCTTAATTTAAGCTTTACCGGTATTACGAATGTAAATTGTTTTGGCGGAGTGAATGGTACTATTAACGCAAGTGTAACGGGGGGTGTAGGAAATTACAACTACACCTGGTCGGGTGCATGTGTTGGTTGCCCTAATTCACCAAACCTATCAGGCTTAACTGCCGGAATTTACAATCTAACAGTAAGTGATGATAATGCTTGTACAGTAAGCGGTGTTGACTCAATTACCCAGCCTGTATCAAACTTAAGTGCAAGCGCAAGCAGTCCTGTTGTAAACGGTGGCTATAATATTACTTGCAATGGAGCCAGTACAGGAAATATAAATTTGGTTGTAACCGGAGGAACCGGACCTTATACCTTTACATGGACAGCAGCAGGATTCGCTACAGCATTTACTCAAAACTTGAGTGGATTAAAAGCGAAAACTTATACCGTTGTTGTAGTGGATAATAAAGGTTGTACAACATCAACCAGCATAACACTAACCCAGCCACCATTGTTGGTTTTAAACACTACCGAGCGCACATTTATTGGTGGAAACAACATATCTTGTAATGGTGCGCAAGATGGATGTATTGATGCGACTGTTAGTGGTGGTACTTCGCCTTACACTTATTCGTGGACCGGACCGAATGGCTACAATTCGACCAGTGAGGATATTTGCAATTTATTTGCAGGACTATATATATTGACGGCTACTGATGCCAATGGTTGTGAAGTATTTAAAGCAGTAACGTTAACAGAACCGGATCCTTTAGCTGGTAGTTTAGCTCCATCGTTTTTTAATGGAGGTTGGAACATTGGATGTAATGGAGACTCGACCGGTTTTATTACTTTAACCGTAACCGGAGGAACTTCCGGATATGAATTTATTTGGAGCACAGCTGACACTACACAAGATATATTTAACCTGCCAGCAGGAGGTTACAATGTTTTGGTTACCGATCCGAATGGATGTGAATTCAGAGATAGTATTTCGCTTTATGAACCGCCGGTATTATTGGCTAGTATAATTAGCCCTGAATTTATTGGAGGTTGGAATATTTCCTGCTTCGGATTTAATAATGGAGTTGATTCATTAGATGTTCAAGGTGGTACACCTGCTTATAATTTCAGTTGGGTAGGGCCAGGAGGTTTTACTTCGAGCAATGAAGACATTAGTGGATTGTTTGCAGGAATTTATACCGCAACAATAACCGATGACAATGGTTGTATTTTGATAAAAACAGATACTTTAACAGAGCCACCAGCACTTGACTTTACCTTGTCAAGCCCAACGTTTATAGGAGGAAACAATATTTCCTGCTATGGCGATTCAAGTGGATCAATAACCAGCACAGTAACCGGAGGAACAACCCTTTATTCTTACACTTGGAATGGTCCAAATGTTACAAATATTCATACCAGTTCATTAACAAATTTGGTTGCAGGAAACTATGTATTAACAGTTACAGATACAAATGGTTGTAATCTAACAAAAAACATCTTGCTTACTCAACCAACACCTTTATCAACACAAGTAATACCAACAGTAGTAGCAGGTGGATTCAATATAACTTGTCGTGGAACTAACACCGGAGTAATTACCGTAATTGATGGTGGTGGAACAGCTCCTTATACATACACTTGGACAGATAGTGCAGGAACAGTTATAGCAAATACAGCAAACATCGACAGCCTATATGCCGGAACATATACTATTGCTGTGGCCGATGCCAATGGATGCGATACATTGGTTAGTGTAACTTTAACCGAACCTCTTGAACTTAACGACACCATAACATCGCCTGTATTTATTGGTGGTACTAGTTTGCGCTGTTTTAACGACAACAGCGGTTCCATAATAATTACCGAAGTTGGAGGCGCGCCACCATTTAATCATGCATGGTCAGGTCCAGGTGGGTTTATAGCCAGCAACGATACTTTAACAGGATTGGCAGCAGGTAGTTATTCGGTATTGATAACAGATGCAAACGGGTGTACAAAAACCGACAGCATTGTATTAACGCAACCGGCTGCATTAGCACTTACCTTGGTTCCAACAGTATATGTTAACGGTTTAAACATTCGTTGCTTCAATGATTCATCGGGAGTAATTATAGCAAACATTAGTGGAGGTACTCAAGGGTATAGTTACTCATGGATTGGACCAAACGGATTTACCGCAACAACTAAAGATTTAATTGGAGTGGTTGCCGGTCAGTACTGCTTAACAGTTACTGATACGAATGGTTGTTCGGTAAATCAATGTCAAACCTTAACGCAACCAACATCTGCTTTAAGTGGTATTCTTTCATCACCATTGCTTGCAGGTGGATTTAATGTAAGCTGTAATGGCTCAAATGATGGAACAATTTACTTGAGTTTTTCAGGCGGATCGCCTGGATTTACGATTGATTGGCGAGGACCAAACGGATTCTCCGATTCAGCAGTTTTCGCTTCAGCTACAAACGATACCTTGTTTAATTTATATGCCGGAACTTACACTGTGGTGATGCTCGATACCAATACCTGCGCATATACCGATTCAATTACCTTAACGGAACCTGCAAACCCAATTGTTGGAGTACTAACTCCTTTTGTTTATCCCGGAGGAAATAATGTTACTTGTTTTGGAAGTTCAGATGGGGCTATTGATTTGTCAGTAACCGGTGGTATTGCTCCATATACCTACAGCTGGAGTACCAGTGCTGTTACACAGGATATATCCAATCTTTCAGCAGGAATATATACAGTAACAATAACGGATAGTATAAATTGTTTTAAGTCCTATTCAGACACGCTTGTACAACCCGATACCATATCGTCGAACTTGCTTGCACAAGTGTATGCAGGCGGCTTTAATATAACCTGTAATGGATTTAGCAATGGTGCAGTAAATTCATCTTATACAGGTGGTACAATAGGATTTACATTTGGTTGGACCGGACCAGGAGGATTTAGTTCTACTTCTCAGAATATAAGCGGTGTTCCAAAAGGCACTTATTGCTTGGTTGTTAGAGACACCAATGGATGTGTAAGTAATCAGAAATGCATCACACTGATAGAGCCAAATACAGTTTCATTAATTGAAACACATCCACCGGTTGATTGTTCTTATTTACCATCAAACATCTCACTGTCTGTGACCGGGGGTACTAGTCCTTATTCGTACAGTTGGACCGGCCCGGGTATTACAGCAGCCGATACTACTAATAGTATATCAGGATTATTGAGTGGAAATTACTCGGTAACTGTTGTAGATGGCAACTCTTGTGTAACCACACTTGCAGCTCCGGTTGTTATTTATGTGCCCGATTCGTTACGCATTAATTTGAGTGCTGTAACTTTCCCACCAGCCAATTACAACATTAGTAATTTCGGATTGAGCGATGGGGTAATTACAACAATAGTTACCGGAGGTACGCTAAATTATACCTATAGCTGGAGTAACATTGAGGGAACCTTTAGCAGTGCCAGTCAGAATTTAAGCACAATGCCTAAGGGAGTATATATTGTTACAGTTACCGATGCCTATAATTGTGCATTAAGCGATACCATTGAATTGCGAGAACCTTATGAGCTGCAAATGCCGAGCGGATTCTCTCCGAATGGCGATGGATTAAACGATGATTTTTATGTGCATGGTTTGGATGTGTATCCAGATAACGTAATTGTTGTATTTAACCGTTGGGGAAATCAAGTGTATACCAAAGATAGCTATTATCGCGATTGGACAGGCTTAAGTGATAAAGGAGAGCCATTGCCAGACGGTACTTATTTTGTGGTATTAAAAATCAAAAACAGCGATATTATTTTGAAAGGCTATGTTGATTTAAGAAGAAACTAA
- a CDS encoding type IX secretion system membrane protein PorP/SprF, translated as MKKLILAFLIFSAVAEVQAQQDIMLSQYMFNGLFINPGYAGSHKYYSASLIHRRQWEGFNGAPKTSIVALDGPVKDRHMGIGGVIAHDRIGVTKQTDILATYSYYIKLGPGKLSFGAKGGVSNYTSTVSSLTVWDQDDQVFANDKRSAWLPKFGAGAYYYTNKLYAGIAIPTLLAYDSRNNFNLDVTKSSFVRRHYFINAGYVFGINDQIKIKPSVLLKYQKAAPLEGDINVNVFLNDIICLGVSYRTGDAILALLEYQINNRIRVGYSFDYTTSKLSKFNSGSHEIMISYDFGEDVIKIKTPRYF; from the coding sequence ATGAAGAAATTAATTCTCGCTTTCTTGATTTTTAGTGCTGTAGCAGAAGTGCAGGCACAGCAAGACATCATGTTGAGTCAGTACATGTTTAACGGATTATTTATTAATCCAGGATATGCAGGAAGCCATAAATACTATAGTGCTAGCTTAATTCACCGTCGTCAATGGGAAGGCTTTAACGGAGCTCCCAAAACCAGCATAGTTGCTCTTGATGGACCGGTGAAAGACCGACACATGGGTATAGGAGGTGTTATTGCTCACGACCGTATTGGAGTTACCAAACAAACCGATATACTTGCTACTTATTCCTACTATATAAAGTTAGGTCCGGGTAAATTATCCTTTGGGGCAAAAGGAGGGGTTTCTAATTATACCTCTACTGTATCGTCGCTTACTGTGTGGGATCAGGATGACCAAGTTTTTGCAAATGATAAACGAAGTGCTTGGCTGCCTAAGTTCGGCGCCGGTGCTTACTATTACACCAATAAATTATATGCAGGTATTGCCATACCTACATTGTTGGCATACGATTCAAGAAACAATTTTAATTTAGATGTAACTAAATCATCCTTTGTAAGACGCCACTATTTTATTAATGCAGGATATGTGTTCGGTATCAACGATCAAATAAAAATTAAGCCTTCAGTATTGTTAAAATACCAAAAGGCAGCTCCTCTTGAAGGCGATATAAATGTGAATGTATTTTTGAACGACATCATTTGCTTAGGTGTTTCATACCGAACTGGAGATGCTATTTTAGCCTTACTGGAGTATCAAATTAACAACCGAATAAGAGTTGGATATTCATTCGATTATACCACATCCAAGCTTAGTAAATTTAATTCTGGTTCGCACGAAATTATGATTTCGTATGACTTTGGTGAAGATGTTATTAAAATAAAAACCCCTCGATATTTTTAA